The Oreochromis aureus strain Israel breed Guangdong linkage group 7, ZZ_aureus, whole genome shotgun sequence region CTCTGACCCACATAGGAGAGCTGTGCTAACTACCATCTTGTACACCATCCCTTTTGGTAGCCTTTTGTCATTAATCACTCTATTCACCAGAAACTGCATGCACCCCTAATTAGGTGTCAGAAAACCACTTCACAAAACAATCCCTAAATCTTTTAATCTATTCGGATTTCACGTCACCTTTTTCTATTCTAAATCTCATGTGGTGCACATGCACCCTAAACCTCTAAGTCTAAACTAATATTCATTCAAGGAGACTGGAGAGTTGATGAACTCTCACTACCTTTTAATTTCACAGGAATTAGTTGTTTATCCCATTTgccttttaaattaaacaagtCATTAGTGTTTAAGACTCGGGAGaacgtttttttccccctttcatcTCTCCCTATGCAAAGCCGATACAATGATTGACTAGATCTACTATGTATAATGTACcaatattaaaaacattgtAAAATTCTGGTTCAAGTCAAAATTGAATGTGATATATTGTAGTTTTACGCATTAAGTAGTAGAGGCTTTGCTCCTAATTGTAAACTAGTAGACCTATTTATGCACATTTCCAGCTCCATGTCTTTATTCTTGTTCTTTACTAGGGGGTGGTTTTGCATAATTCACAGTTCACAATAATCACCATTTGCCTTATTCTGGGCTTTGGTACTGATTTTTAGTTCTGTCTAAAGAAAAGCAGTTTTAGTTTCTGTCTCTTACAGGCCACTCTTCCTTTtagccaactttcttctgactgGCTGACAAAGGTTTGAACAGCTAGCAGATGGAGCTGGATCTAGAACTGTGACTGAAATGATGGATATCTTTTTTgactgacatcatacagagacAAGAGTAGAAAACATGTGGAGCACATattgcatgattttttttttttgtcttatagAGGTGACTTTTACTCAGTGACGTCATCACTTTTGCCAtgtttagtgaaaaaaaaaaaaggaaaaatcagaaaataagGAACAAATAATAGGTCCACTTTAAAGAACTTACAACCAGCTAATGAGCACACAACTCTAATATCTGACCAAAAAGTGTATATAGATATGTTAATGTGCGATCAAACAATTTTTCATTTATAAGTCTTGCAAATGGGAAAGATCCTGTCATCCATATAAAACCAAAACCTGAAAGCATTCATTTTGAGTTGTTTCTCTTTTTGATGATGTGCAGATACGCTACAGATCTCCCTGATTTGTTCTTGGTTAAATGAGGAAAATAAAATCTAACTGCATTTCCATTTCTTactaactagttattatgccttTTGGTGCTTGGCaggtttggggggtttttttgctgctCCCTGCTGTTGCTAGAAATGAGACTGATGAGTGTTGTGAAACTGAGCCACAGTAAACGTgctttaaaagtaaaacactgaACTAAAAGAGATTTTTAGAGACCCTCTGAGGTCCAGGTTTGGTGGTAATTCAACCAACCACTCatgttacatttaatttaataagaCTGCATGTGACATTAACACCATGTCAGTCACTTGCTGAATTCgctcatacttgtctttattttttccatcaGCTTGTATCCTATACCGGTGGCACTAAGTACTTCTATGGTAACCATGCATTTGAAAGAGAGCTCAGCTTTGCTGCTGGTGATCCCTCGATGGGTGACGCTTCACTGTCGATTGCTCTGCTGTCACCTGCTCACACCGCTACCTACCAATGTAAAGTGAAGAAAGCACCTGGAGTGGACATGCACAAGATGTCACTGGTGGTAATGGGTAAGACCAGGCTTTAGGTTGCATCTTGGGGTCACCCTAGATGTCAGCTAGCTGCATTATTTATGTCCATCACCTTTCCAAACTGCAGTGTTCTTGGTGTTTAGTACTTCAGGAGGCACCTATTCTATTTAAGTAGTTAATATTGCCTTGTCATGTCATAGTGTGATTGAGGATGGAGAATGCTAGGGATAGGGTGTGACAGAGGCAGGTCATCCGCTGCGGTGACCCCCTAAAGGGAGCACCCAAAAGAAGTAGTagtaagaaaaaataatttatctGATGACAAGTGAGTCCCTAAATTTGTGTTAAATGGGCCGATTTGATCTAGTGCTTAAACCATTTAATCTGCAATAAAGTTTCCCTGCTTTGTTAGAACATGCATTTTGCTCCTTTTTATAACGCATTACAAAACCAATCACTTAGAACTTATATTTTTTTAGAGTCCAGTAATGAATTGCGGGATAGTGAATACTTGCATGATTGAATTACACAATCTGAAATGAAGGTTCACTTACTAGCTTTCTCTGGACATCAGTCTTCATCAGTAGATGGAGTTTGCTGCGAATAGAGGCCGGTGTGTTTGCAATTTTACAAATGGAAATGAATGAACTGAAGGAAGATGGCTTTGTCTAAAACTAATGACACTTCACTAAGAGCCATTTGTCAGTGTACTGAATCTTAAAGTTTGCCAGTTGGGAAAAGGAACTTACTTAGTCAATCTCATCTATTTTGAAGACTGAGCAGTAACTGGGGTGGAGGACAGTCACCTCGCTGCCAGACTTACAGTTGAGTATGGTATTAAATAATGTGTCTCATTATGGAGCAGATAATTGATGCAGTCCAACTCCCTCAGAAGTCCTGTAGAACCTACATCCAAAAGTCTAAACTGAGAGTGTACAACTTATTGTACAACTGTAGTGATGAAACATTCTTCAAAAAATCCAAGTTTGCAGGCCATCTCGCAGCTAGGGTCTCAGGATAGGAAGGAAATAACATATATTATTGGTTTGCAGTAATGTTTCAgttcaataaaacatttttttggttGAAAATGACCTGAAGAACGTAATCTATCCAACCTGGGACCAAATTACCTACCTATATCTGCCACAGCCTGTGTTATTTCTCCAATATTTTCCAAGAAGCATTTAAGTGTTCTAAAATTCCAGATAACATCACCTCCCTCCTCAATGAAACGTAcacattgttaaataaatatccatACCACACTCTTATATGTCAGCAGATTACCCATAGCTATTTTCTTGCTGACAGCAACACAAGGCAGTCCTGAGAGCAATTCATTTTATAGATTAGACTCCTTGTGCAATCGTGTATAGCATAAGTGGTTTGAAAAAAATATCCTGAGAAATTGGCGGACAGAGTTTTGTAATTCTTCTTTCACTATGTAAATTGTGCAAATGTGCAACATGCTCAGAGTATTGTGTAACATTTTCAGTCTCACCCTAATGGGTAGCAATTTCGATCCTCTCACATTTCTTCAAAACAAGATGGCATTGGTGTCTAAATTGTTCAGCCTTGCCATCATTAGCCGTCAAGCTTTAACTCCATAAGGATTTTGAACATTAATTTGTCTTGGAGATGTGCTTTTTTTGGGTTGATTCATAGAATTTATAGCACATCTGagttggaaaacaaaaacaaaaaaccctctgtattgtttgtatatgtggCAAAACTCAGTCAAAAAGGTTCCCCCTTTTTCATCCTAAAGCTATAAAGCTgtgctgtttatttctttttctttcccttttccttTGAAGAAATAGAATGGAAATGGCAAAGGAAAATTATCCATTTGTTGTATGATTTCAGAGAAGCCGTCTGTACCTAAGTGCTGGGTGGAGGGAGGGGAACTGATTGGCAATCCTGTGTCTCTGCACTGCGAGTCTGCAAAAGGCTCCACTCCCTTAAAATACACATGGAGGAGAGAAAGAGCTGGCTCCATCCCTGATGGAGCCGCACAGAGTAAGTGTGACCTCTGCTGATGTCACAATGATACTGCACATCAAAGAGAATACGTGCATGCTCGagagtctgtgtatgtgtatatgcgTGTGTTGGAGTTTGGAGGGGTGGGGGGCGGGTGCCTTGGGACTGAGGCACTGTATTATTTGATGCTGTGTGAGCAAAAACTCAATGaaaatcattttctttgtgagcGTCCATTATTTGCTAACTTTGTCACCTTttttccaaaaaaataaatttttttcattttgtatgcTGATTGCTTACATGGCAAAACTCCTGGGTGGCAATATTGGATTATAACATAAACCCTGCAGCTTATTTTAATCAAGACTATTATAATGGTGgcattttaccattttacttgCATTTCTCCCCATTAGTTCTCACTCTACAACAAGAAACATTTCCTTGTTCTTCCCAAACATATTTACTGCAAACTACATTGATCAGTGCCTTATATAAGCAGGAAACGACAAGCAAACTCTGTTTGCATGCATACGTAATGAAAATCTGCTCCAAACCTGCATACTAATGAgcttcatgttttttgttttttcatgtagAGATGGCAGTTTGATCAATTTTCATTTGAGCACCTTATAATGTACAGTATGTATACCCTGAATTAATCTATGCTTGTTGGCGCGTGCTCATTTAACCAGACAGTGTGACCGGAGAGCTGAAAATCAGCAACCACTCAGAGAGCTTTGCAGGGATCTACCTTTGTGAAGCAAACAATGCTGTTGGAGTAGAAAGCTGCATGCTGAACCTGAAAGCCAACAAACGTAAGAaagcacactcacacagactgcTTGTGTTCACATGCATGACGGATGACGCACACATCAGATCATGAAAGACGTGGATGTTCGAGTTCATCCTCTTAAATCTCCTCTCTTTGTAGCTGTGCCAAAATCTCCTCTTTGCTGTGCTTTTCACACACTGTAACATTAGTGTGACGTTCTTTTTATGCTGTCTAACGATGATGGGAGAGGGACGCTTTCCGTgacaagaaaaacatttattcgCTGAAAGTTTTTAGCCTTCTGCTTTTCATCGCTAACTTTTTTTTGGTGTTAAATCACAAATTCACGCAAGTGTAAAGCTATGATAATTCTTCTTCCAGCAGGTCTGCAGACCCTGTTGGCTTTCTTCAATGCAGATGAAATAAAGCAAAGGCAGTTTCAAAAAAATAAGTGGACTAATTAAATATAAGCAGAAACACTACTCAATTTTAAGTGAGATGCCTTAAATGAGGGCAATCTATGTACAGTAATACATCTAAACAAGACAGATATGAGGGGTATAGCAGAGCTGTCTCACAGGCAATGAATCTGTTGACAGTGAGAGCACCAGTGGGAAGTACAGTCTGTGTTACAGCCTGCCAGTACAGATGAGATCATCATTTAGTTTAAGACTCACACAACCATCTGCATCCGTTGGATCCATAGTATGAGTTTGTCTTTGGGCCTTATGATCTCTGGAGCAGGCCCCAATGCATCTCGTCAGGTCCAGACCCCCTTGAATAAGTGCTTAGATGTTAAGCTTCAAGCAGTGAATCATTCAcagtcattcatttttattccaaGTGTCAACCCTTAGGCTTGTGGCCCTCAACCAAGGATTTGCAACATAATTAGTGCCATATTATAGAATAAAAGCAGGTAGAAACAGTATAAGACTAGCATATTAATCCTGTTTTTAACTGCCAggaaatatattatatattcatGCTTTTACATCCAAGTCGCAGGAAACCTACGTGTAGTTTTCACTGGACTACGCTGATTTGGTCTACTATTGGCAATGGGGACATAATTTAAAGCACAACTGTGCTCTCCAGTAAACCTGAGCTCAAGCAGGTTTAATAGAAAATCTTTCATtacaaaatgatatttttaacaatgtggtttaaaaaaaataaataaataatgagtgGCATTTCCTGATCTGATAACAGCACTCAAAATCTGACAGGCATTGATGTCCCAGCATGATCTGACAGTGTTTCAGTGTGCAATAATGAAACATCCATGATATGGCTTTAAGGTGTTTTGGGCCCATTGTCCTGCCGCAATATGAATCCTTCTCCACAAAGAGTGCCAACCACAGGGTGAAGCATGCCACGTAGCATATCTCTATGAAAACTGGAGTGGTACTTGTCCTCGGTCAGGGTGAAAGTAAAATCACCCTACTATCATTCACTGTGAGCTTGATACACTGCAGTATCATTCTTTCCCCTGTTTGTCTCCTTTCACACACCTGTCTGCTAACACTACAAATCTCAAGCATCCACCATAAAATCCGGATATATTTCATCCCACGCCAAGAGTTGTTTCTCCTCCTGAGAGGTGGACTGCTACTTAATGTATTGATCTTTGGATGGTGTGCTTACTTTCGGTGTGCCTGATCATGCTTTGAATACAACTGTTGCACTTTCTGCAAAGGATTCTTGAGTACCATGCACCGTCACCTTAGAAACCTTCCGCCTATCCATTATTTGCCACAGAGAGAGAGCCCTTCTGTGTTTAGAATAATAATTTGACTTGACTTCTTCTTAGCTATGCTAAGATACTGCTACAGTTAAACAGAGTCAGCAATATTCTGCTGGAAACCCAAGGGATTGCCGTGCTTATAACAGGTGAGCAATGGCTGTAAGTTAATTTACTTGAAAAAGCCTCTCATGAGTATATCAAGTATATCAGCCAAGCACTTTGCATGTGTTAGTGTGTGAAAGGAGAGATGTGTTAGAAAGCATTTTGTAGAGCCAAGCTAAAGTGATATGTAAGTTCAAACCATTTACTCAAGAAAATCAGAAATTCATAAACCATTTTCAagtacagacagacacagatagACAGAATGAGGCCCATAAGTAATTGGATAACATCACAGTTTAGCCTCTGGTGTACAGAGGCACAGTTCAAATCAATCAAGATGTGACTGAACTGTAGACTTTCCGCTTGGAAAAGGTTTAACAAAAGTCTGGCaattaactgtttaggaattacagtttttgtacttttatttcTTTGAAACAAGATGTTAAAACAGAACTTCAGGGTGAATAATTGAATGTTTTTCATACTTATTTTGCAGCTCCAAACAGAGCTGCTGTGATAGTTGGCACCATTGTTGGTTCCCTGCTCCTCATCTTTATCTTCCTGGTCTTCGTTGCGCTTCTGTACTGGAAGTTGAGCAGCAGACATCGCTATGAGAAGGAATTATCCAATGACATCAGGTACAGTGCAGATACAGCAGTGCATtttaagatgatgatgatgggtaGATAACTTACTTTGCTAAACTTCAGCTTCTATTAGTGCTGAATTTTACCAGCGTGCTGTGAACATTTGGATAGTACATTGTGTGAACTTGCACAGTTTTTTAAAGATCAAAACCACGACACCAACGGCAGAGCTTTAAAAGGCAGAGAGGCAATTAAACTGTAAGATATTAAACAACACACATCAAAGTCATTCAGATAAGAATAGAATATAAATCCCAGACATAAAACCAAACAAGAAACATGCAaatacaacaaaagtatagggaaaaaaataagtttcaTGACACTCCACGTGGTAACATCTCTGTTCTCCACCagagcttttttaaaatgttatgatTCAATTCCTGTTCTACACATTCATCACTACTTTTATatgcagatttttttaacaCCTTAAATCAAGGTGTTAATTTTATTCAGGCAGGGTAATGCAAATATAGTACTGTTgtaagattttatgttttatgtgtttttattcgttgttttattatctttcatTAACAAGCATATCATGAAGTGTTCATATATTTCACAAGATTTGCTGAACTTTTCCACTGTTTTGCaagctgacatttaactctacaacacaaataagttaaacaggaaacagatgcagcacccaaaccacaagagttcaaaagtgCACCACGTTTCCTAGAAGAAGCAGCCAGACACACATGTgactcacacacacccacacacacaaccattggtttagaggaacttgtaaaagaggaaatgtgatgtACTTGCATACGCGATGTaacctataaataaagaactgttgCCTGCACTCAGTGTGTGGGTCTCGCCAGAGTCCTCACCCGTGCACGTTGCTGTTATTATATTCTaactgtctgagtgtctttattcaacctgaagaatgtcttattaaaaataaactcttgacaAGTACACATACTGACCTTATAACTTTTAAAACATACAGAACAGCAGTGGATACCACAAGTGTCTGGAGCAGTTTCTTAGATCTGTCTTTGAAATATCCTCCAAATTTTAATGCTCAAtcttttgtaattttgtatTTGTGGTTTAGTACCTTAGGGGACTACATATTCAATTTTGTTCTGCAGCCTTTTGTAATTATAATTTAGAGATCTTTAATTTTGGAAGGAATGTCAGACTTCCTATTTGATATAGAGAAGGCCTGCCAAGGTACAAGATAATGTGATTTAAAAGTACTCTTTtactactaaaaaaaaacagagaaacatgtGGAACATGGTTGCATTTTTCAAgcaaaagcttttaaaataatattcttTGCTTTAAGGAGGATCAGTACATAAGATCACTGACTTCCGCACCCTATAATTAGGGTGCAGAAGTCAGGAAGACAGCTCAGGGTAAAGACTAGAAACAAATATTTAATTCCATTAATTGCCTTTTTTTTGGTGGCAGATCATAAATAGATAgctatagaaagaaaaaaaatgttatagcAGTGAGTACTGGTGTATATAATGTTTAAATCCCCAGTAAGCCAAACACAATTTGTCTGTAAGCACACAGATATTTTactgagtgagagaaaaatcAGGCACAGTCCACTAGATGTGGACTCTGCCTTGCGCCCAGCTTTGCGAATGCTGGTTTTAAAgggaattttgatagatgtgatttttttctaacaCAGAAGGCTGTATATTAGCCCAAAGTCTGATCAAGGTTTATGTAAACATATGTGTTATTTTAGATATCACCACTGTTAGAGGTTATATTTTGTAGGTAATATACACTCCACAGAATTGCAATAAGGTTTGGACagtcaaaacacaaaaattgTCTTCAGCAAATCCCAAAGGTCTTCAGTGGAGGTAAGATCCCGACTCTTTGGTGGCAAAATCCATGTATGAAAATAATGCTTTCTGAGCCACTCATTCACAATTTCACCTCAGTGAAATATGTTCATGCAATCAGggaagaaaaaatagaaatcaCTTGTTGGAAATTTATGTTAAGAGTATATTTAGATAGCCAGCTGACCTTTCTAATGAAGGGGGGGTGGTGGGGTTAAAATAAACCACAACTGGACTTAGAACTGTTTTCATGGGTGACAGTCGTGCGTTTGGCCCATTTTTGCACAACCTGCTggatttgtttacttttttgctCTTATCTTACGTGATAGCCTAAAGGCTTTCGGGTAGAAAGCCCTGAAGGCTAACTTCCCCCGCTATTAGCGTCAGTCAATCCTACCTCCAAATACATCATTTCACTGGCTtgaaaagattttgtaaaaCTTTGCTATCCTCTGTAACTCTCTGCAGATTTCAAAAGCAGAGGATGTTCAAAG contains the following coding sequences:
- the vsig8a gene encoding V-set and immunoglobulin domain-containing protein 8a; the encoded protein is MFKQSRTQLRTGFYLSCPPWLSVFLLCAAVLLSSELGYTQGLQVTSKGPQTIRKAEGESVTLGCSYKPSPRDTGELDIEWSVISPDTTQKDQMLVSYTGGTKYFYGNHAFERELSFAAGDPSMGDASLSIALLSPAHTATYQCKVKKAPGVDMHKMSLVVMEKPSVPKCWVEGGELIGNPVSLHCESAKGSTPLKYTWRRERAGSIPDGAAQNSVTGELKISNHSESFAGIYLCEANNAVGVESCMLNLKANKPPNRAAVIVGTIVGSLLLIFIFLVFVALLYWKLSSRHRYEKELSNDIREDAPPPDSRPVSRHTSQSASQLPQVTYCQVDGTEVMNEGLSHTPSSTSHGHRPVKHTPAEYNSKYGYAV